A window of Exiguobacterium sp. FSL W8-0210 contains these coding sequences:
- a CDS encoding MFS transporter, with product MPAYVIERFYWEDRGMSIADVVIAEIVFAWVMLIGEVPFGLLSDRWGRKPFILAGFVCEWLSFTVLIEAHSLLAFLLAMVFAGIGGAALSGAIEAHVYETLRMQRIEERFETVWRLISIGGLLTSGLAALVGSYAVRSVDLIWHYHVSWWILLGTVLLTFFLKEASREQDGETSSLKTLLNGFSFRRVYVRILCLVLLYGATIDFVDEFWQLYLRDQTIPMVHFGFVFVLFQIMQAIGASLSRFRSPVGWAMIYIVCLAGLSVASPLVSIGLLGTLYLCYGWADPYLTTVIQEVAPPNGRATFTSLISVIERLTVLGTGTLFVFVERVFSLQMTYAALSLVSLMLLLLYSVTRTRQN from the coding sequence ATTCCAGCTTATGTGATTGAACGCTTTTACTGGGAAGACCGGGGAATGAGCATTGCCGACGTCGTCATCGCAGAAATCGTCTTTGCTTGGGTCATGTTGATTGGTGAGGTTCCGTTCGGTTTGTTATCCGACCGGTGGGGTAGAAAGCCGTTTATTCTGGCTGGTTTCGTATGTGAGTGGTTATCGTTTACGGTGTTGATTGAAGCGCACTCCTTACTTGCCTTCCTCTTAGCGATGGTCTTTGCCGGCATCGGTGGCGCAGCACTTAGTGGAGCGATTGAAGCCCACGTCTATGAAACATTGCGAATGCAAAGGATAGAAGAGCGATTCGAGACGGTCTGGCGACTGATTTCAATCGGTGGTTTATTGACTTCAGGACTTGCGGCACTTGTCGGGAGTTACGCCGTGCGATCGGTAGACTTGATTTGGCACTATCACGTGTCCTGGTGGATTTTGCTCGGAACAGTACTGCTGACGTTTTTCTTAAAGGAAGCATCGCGAGAACAAGACGGAGAGACGAGTTCGTTGAAGACGTTGCTAAACGGTTTTTCGTTTCGACGCGTCTACGTCCGAATTCTTTGTCTTGTCTTGTTATACGGGGCGACGATTGATTTCGTCGATGAGTTTTGGCAACTCTATCTACGGGATCAAACGATACCGATGGTCCATTTCGGATTCGTCTTCGTGTTATTCCAAATCATGCAGGCGATCGGTGCGTCATTATCTCGGTTCCGATCGCCCGTCGGATGGGCGATGATCTATATCGTGTGTCTTGCCGGATTGTCGGTTGCCTCACCGCTCGTCAGTATCGGGTTACTCGGGACGCTGTACTTGTGCTATGGCTGGGCTGATCCTTATTTGACCACTGTCATCCAAGAAGTTGCACCGCCAAATGGACGCGCAACGTTTACGTCGCTGATCTCAGTCATTGAACGTTTAACTGTGCTTGGAACCGGTACCCTATTCGTCTTCGTCGAACGTGTCTTTTCGCTTCAGATGACCTATGCCGCGCTTAGTCTCGTCTCACTTATGTTGCTTCTGTTGTATAGTGTGACGCGAACGCGTCAGAACTGA
- a CDS encoding DNA topoisomerase III — MQLIIAEKPKQAEKLAAPYPSVKRDGYIEIKPCDRFPQGAKLAYAVGHLCELQEPAHYDAKWKRWNYDHLPIIPERFDYRLAKGKSKPYQVIKKLLNERTTTSIIIASDAEREGEAIVRLILRLANNAKPLQRLWISSLTPQAVDHGFANLLDGKETENIFHEAMSRACADWLIGMNASRAYTTLLKKKGIADVFSLGRVQTPTLALIVEREKQIENFRPETYYEVEADFTRYKGKYINAKKQTKLSDREQAQAIVDRTKGTGVVASIEKKRQTERPPFWFSLSLLQTEASRRFGLGAKETLDIAQKLYIRGWISYPRTDSSFVTKEEAGQFPVILDRLLKQAEYSPIKDVLTNNPANDKRYVNPAKVSDHYAIIPTEEAGAVAKLSGRDAQVYDLIVRRFLAAFAPDAVSEKTEIVTTREMDRFLTRGSRTIDPGFKQVLQIESKEVELPAVEQGQEMPIKGCRLLEKQTEPPKRYTEGTLILGMKTAGKLLEDELQAIMKEVEGLGTEATRAGIIDGLKRREYIKLVKKEIHPTPKGRILIDAVTGSILASPEMTAKWESRLEQIGKGEASAAQFIEQAKKLSEHLVVDAKQRIEQLAVDPTQVKSKSPRGATNRPVGPCPLCQSAVLDRGKFYGCSGYQKNNCGFTLPKTILGAKLTQTEVKKVLAGQKTKPLEMKKNARQFKAMLYLERDQLKFEFTKGED; from the coding sequence GTGCAATTGATCATTGCTGAAAAACCAAAACAAGCTGAAAAACTGGCAGCACCGTATCCGTCCGTGAAGCGGGACGGCTACATTGAAATCAAGCCGTGTGACCGGTTTCCGCAAGGAGCAAAACTCGCCTATGCGGTCGGACACTTATGTGAACTGCAGGAGCCGGCGCATTATGACGCCAAATGGAAACGATGGAACTACGATCATCTGCCGATCATCCCGGAACGATTTGATTACCGACTGGCAAAAGGCAAGAGTAAACCGTACCAAGTCATCAAGAAATTATTGAATGAGCGGACGACGACTTCCATCATTATAGCATCGGATGCCGAGCGAGAGGGAGAGGCAATCGTCCGATTGATCTTACGTCTCGCGAACAACGCGAAACCACTGCAACGACTCTGGATTTCGAGTCTGACGCCTCAAGCGGTTGATCATGGGTTTGCGAACCTGCTCGATGGTAAGGAAACGGAGAACATTTTTCATGAGGCGATGAGTCGCGCTTGCGCCGATTGGTTGATCGGGATGAATGCGTCCCGTGCGTATACGACGTTACTGAAGAAGAAGGGCATCGCCGACGTCTTTTCCCTCGGACGGGTCCAGACACCGACGCTCGCACTGATTGTCGAACGGGAAAAACAGATCGAGAACTTCCGACCGGAGACGTACTACGAAGTCGAGGCGGATTTTACGCGATACAAAGGAAAATACATCAATGCGAAGAAACAGACGAAGCTGAGTGACCGGGAACAGGCACAAGCGATCGTGGATCGGACGAAAGGAACCGGAGTCGTCGCATCGATCGAGAAAAAACGTCAGACGGAACGTCCACCGTTTTGGTTCAGTTTATCGCTCTTACAAACAGAAGCGAGCCGACGGTTTGGTCTCGGTGCAAAAGAGACGCTCGATATCGCGCAAAAACTCTATATCCGTGGTTGGATCAGTTATCCACGAACGGACTCTTCCTTCGTGACGAAAGAGGAGGCGGGACAGTTCCCGGTCATTCTTGATCGGTTATTGAAGCAAGCGGAATATAGCCCAATCAAGGATGTCCTGACGAACAATCCAGCTAACGATAAACGCTACGTCAATCCGGCAAAGGTCAGCGACCACTATGCGATCATTCCAACAGAAGAGGCGGGTGCCGTCGCGAAGCTCTCTGGACGAGATGCGCAAGTCTACGATTTAATCGTTCGCCGTTTCCTTGCTGCCTTTGCACCGGACGCTGTCTCGGAGAAAACGGAAATCGTGACGACGCGTGAGATGGACCGTTTTTTGACACGCGGCAGTCGGACGATTGATCCGGGCTTTAAACAGGTCTTACAAATCGAGTCAAAGGAAGTCGAATTACCAGCCGTCGAACAAGGACAAGAGATGCCGATCAAAGGCTGTCGTCTGCTTGAGAAACAAACGGAGCCGCCGAAACGCTATACGGAAGGGACACTCATCCTCGGCATGAAAACAGCTGGCAAATTACTCGAAGATGAGCTACAAGCGATCATGAAGGAAGTCGAGGGACTCGGGACGGAAGCAACCCGTGCCGGGATCATCGACGGACTAAAACGACGCGAGTACATTAAACTTGTCAAAAAAGAGATTCATCCGACGCCAAAAGGTCGAATCTTGATCGATGCCGTGACGGGAAGTATTCTTGCTTCACCAGAGATGACAGCGAAGTGGGAAAGCCGTCTCGAGCAAATCGGCAAAGGAGAAGCATCTGCTGCCCAGTTCATTGAACAGGCGAAAAAATTATCAGAGCATCTCGTCGTCGATGCCAAACAACGGATCGAACAACTCGCTGTTGATCCGACGCAAGTCAAGAGTAAGTCTCCGCGGGGTGCAACGAATCGTCCGGTCGGTCCGTGCCCACTGTGTCAATCAGCGGTGCTTGATCGTGGGAAGTTTTATGGCTGCAGCGGCTATCAGAAGAACAACTGTGGCTTTACGTTACCGAAAACGATCCTTGGTGCCAAATTGACACAAACGGAAGTCAAAAAAGTACTCGCAGGTCAAAAAACAAAGCCACTCGAGATGAAAAAGAATGCGCGCCAGTTTAAGGCGATGCTTTATCTCGAGCGCGATCAATTAAAATTCGAATTCACGAAAGGGGAAGACTGA
- a CDS encoding IS1182 family transposase, producing MFKDYNMNQLVLPLDLEVRLQENDIAFAVHHLVESIPDDVFEPFMRTTGCPAYHPRMMMKIILCAYTQSVFSGRKIEGLLSDSLRMMWLAQGNAPSYRTINRFRVHPAVTPILKQAFVTFRCHLVEMGEINEEAIFIDGTKLEANANRYTFVWRKSIERHSASLVDKSNRIYDNLVEQDILPEIERENPDELTLSELEHMGEAVDAHIASINQKIEASTDTQERKRLRSERKEPRLLRKEITDFIERKQRYALQKRTLAGRNSYSKTDTDATFMRMKEDHMQNGQLKPGYNVQIATEGQYTLAYDIYPNPTDARTLLPFLDEVSSYLPLPPHIVADAGYGSQENYQDILMRRGRIPLIPYTMFEKEKSRKWRNDPFNTANWSYDETADRFVCPNGQDVTFRYMSKRTDRYGFTRDFKVYESEGCDGCPFRSRCTKAEEGRHRQVHINTSWEEQKEQMKKWLSDQKTGSLYAKRKIDVEPVFGYLKANLSFTRFSVRGKAKVKRELGFILMAVNLRKWLIQSVARRAA from the coding sequence ATGTTTAAAGATTATAACATGAACCAGCTGGTTCTGCCCTTAGATTTAGAAGTTCGTCTTCAAGAAAATGATATTGCGTTCGCTGTCCACCATCTCGTCGAATCCATTCCAGACGATGTGTTCGAGCCTTTCATGCGCACGACAGGATGCCCGGCTTACCATCCACGCATGATGATGAAAATTATCTTATGTGCCTACACACAATCGGTCTTCTCCGGTCGGAAGATTGAAGGATTACTATCCGATAGTCTGCGGATGATGTGGCTAGCACAAGGGAATGCGCCGAGCTATCGTACCATCAACCGTTTTCGAGTGCATCCCGCAGTCACTCCGATATTGAAGCAAGCCTTCGTTACCTTCCGTTGCCATCTCGTCGAGATGGGAGAAATCAATGAAGAAGCCATCTTTATCGATGGTACAAAGTTAGAGGCGAATGCGAACCGATATACCTTTGTTTGGCGGAAATCGATTGAACGTCATAGTGCGTCTCTCGTGGACAAATCGAATCGTATCTATGACAACCTCGTCGAACAAGACATCCTACCGGAAATTGAACGAGAAAACCCGGACGAGCTTACTCTCTCAGAACTCGAACACATGGGTGAAGCTGTAGACGCACATATCGCTTCCATCAACCAAAAAATCGAGGCGAGTACGGACACCCAAGAAAGAAAACGTCTGCGTTCTGAACGGAAGGAACCACGTCTCCTTCGAAAGGAAATTACAGATTTCATCGAGCGGAAACAGAGATACGCCCTTCAAAAGAGGACGCTCGCTGGACGGAACAGCTATTCGAAAACGGACACGGACGCGACGTTCATGCGAATGAAAGAAGATCATATGCAAAATGGACAACTCAAACCAGGCTATAACGTTCAAATCGCGACCGAAGGACAATACACACTCGCTTATGATATTTATCCGAATCCGACGGATGCCCGGACGTTACTCCCCTTTTTAGATGAGGTCAGCTCATATTTACCACTACCACCGCATATCGTTGCGGATGCCGGCTATGGGAGTCAGGAGAATTATCAGGATATTCTGATGCGCCGTGGGCGCATTCCACTCATCCCTTACACGATGTTCGAAAAAGAAAAGTCGCGAAAATGGCGCAACGATCCCTTTAACACAGCGAACTGGTCTTACGATGAAACGGCGGATCGGTTTGTGTGCCCGAATGGACAGGACGTAACGTTCCGTTACATGTCCAAGAGAACAGATCGTTACGGATTCACGCGTGATTTCAAGGTGTATGAAAGTGAAGGGTGTGATGGCTGCCCGTTCCGCTCCCGTTGTACAAAGGCCGAAGAAGGGCGTCACCGACAGGTACACATAAACACTTCATGGGAAGAACAAAAAGAACAGATGAAAAAATGGCTTTCAGATCAAAAAACAGGATCCCTCTATGCGAAACGGAAGATAGACGTGGAACCAGTTTTTGGATATCTGAAGGCTAATTTGAGTTTCACTCGCTTTTCTGTGCGAGGAAAAGCGAAGGTGAAGCGTGAGCTCGGCTTCATCCTCATGGCCGTAAATTTGAGGAAATGGCTCATCCAAAGCGTTGCCCGAAGGGCAGCTTGA
- a CDS encoding DMT family transporter, whose amino-acid sequence MPYFTLFMALFFISTSAIFVKWAETPIEAVAFYRMLFSTLLLLPLIRLKELLQLSSSTIRHMLLSGILLAGHFWLWFLSLDYTTVASSTLFVTASPIFVLAGNALFFKQHPSRKALLFVAVALFGGGLVAYGDIAVGMRALIGDGLALLATILVAGYWLLGQHVRTSVSTNLYSFGVYAVASLVLLLLSLIQSTNLVAAFQQDWWLYILLAVFPTLLGHNLFNWALARVSASIVSITILGEAVWGMIFGYYLFDEKLTWIQITGAALLLIGIGLFLRRNERDIREQIAQRESATSQSS is encoded by the coding sequence ATGCCCTATTTTACGTTATTCATGGCTTTATTCTTTATTTCAACATCGGCAATCTTCGTCAAGTGGGCGGAGACCCCGATCGAGGCTGTCGCCTTTTACCGCATGTTGTTCTCGACCTTGTTGTTGCTCCCGCTCATTCGATTGAAGGAACTTTTGCAACTCAGTTCGTCAACGATCCGGCATATGCTATTAAGTGGCATTTTGCTCGCCGGGCATTTTTGGCTGTGGTTCCTCTCTCTTGATTATACGACAGTTGCGAGCTCGACGCTCTTCGTGACCGCGAGTCCGATTTTTGTCCTGGCCGGTAACGCATTATTCTTCAAACAACACCCGTCGCGCAAGGCACTCCTGTTCGTTGCTGTCGCCTTGTTCGGTGGCGGTCTCGTCGCTTACGGAGATATCGCCGTCGGTATGCGCGCCTTGATCGGGGACGGTCTTGCTTTGCTCGCAACGATTTTAGTCGCTGGTTACTGGTTGCTCGGTCAACACGTCCGCACAAGCGTTTCGACGAATCTCTATTCGTTCGGTGTCTACGCTGTCGCGTCGCTCGTCTTGCTTTTGTTATCGTTGATTCAATCAACGAATCTCGTTGCTGCGTTCCAACAAGATTGGTGGCTGTATATTCTTCTTGCCGTCTTCCCGACGTTACTCGGTCACAATTTATTCAACTGGGCGCTCGCTCGTGTCAGTGCCAGCATCGTCAGCATCACGATCCTTGGCGAAGCGGTTTGGGGGATGATCTTCGGATACTATCTGTTCGATGAGAAGCTGACATGGATTCAAATCACCGGTGCCGCTTTACTATTGATCGGAATCGGATTGTTCCTCCGACGCAACGAACGCGATATTCGCGAACAAATCGCCCAGCGTGAGAGTGCCACTAGTCAATCTTCTTAA
- a CDS encoding MDR family MFS transporter codes for MRKKVTVALLLATFLAAIEGTIVATATPVMASELNGAKLVSWIFAGFLLFMAVSTPIYGKMADLYGRKRVLLFGIGVFTVASLACGLAQSMEMLIVFRAVQGIGAGAVLPIAMTIIGDLYTYEERGKIQGVLSAVWGISGVAGPLVGGFLVESLSWRYIFLLNVPFALLSFFMIVVYYKETVRETERKIDYRGALLFALGMSAFLYGLLSGSESETFLRPIILASFFISFVLLFTFYRVEKKASDPLLPPAVIRHPVILVINLAVFFSAWVLVSMSAYIPIFAQGVLGKSPTEAGFMLMPLSLFWTLTAIIGGRTIGVASPRYRTMTGMGLLIVGTVILSLITRESSDVFIYLAVSLIGIGFGLSQPVFMVVLQTSVDWSLRGSATAVNSFLSTTGQTLGVAIFGTIFNLSILRSFAASDTLSGYAIDPFFQSSTAKTFGQDVQYAAEIALSHGLRYVFIGGVLCAILAFAMTWRLPKVRPDDPRS; via the coding sequence ATGAGGAAAAAAGTAACCGTCGCCTTGTTGCTCGCGACGTTTTTAGCTGCGATCGAGGGGACGATCGTCGCAACAGCTACGCCTGTCATGGCGAGTGAACTGAACGGGGCGAAATTAGTCAGTTGGATCTTTGCCGGGTTCTTATTGTTCATGGCGGTCTCGACGCCGATTTACGGAAAGATGGCAGATTTATATGGGCGAAAACGGGTCCTGTTATTCGGGATTGGTGTCTTCACCGTCGCGTCACTAGCCTGTGGACTTGCTCAATCGATGGAGATGTTGATCGTCTTTCGCGCCGTCCAAGGCATCGGGGCAGGAGCCGTATTGCCGATTGCGATGACGATCATCGGTGATTTGTATACATATGAGGAACGAGGTAAGATTCAAGGGGTGCTGAGCGCGGTTTGGGGCATCTCGGGTGTCGCTGGACCACTCGTCGGTGGATTCCTCGTTGAATCGCTATCGTGGCGGTATATTTTCTTACTAAACGTACCGTTTGCGTTATTGTCGTTCTTCATGATCGTCGTTTACTACAAAGAGACGGTCCGTGAAACAGAGCGGAAAATTGATTACCGGGGTGCCTTGTTGTTTGCGCTCGGGATGAGTGCGTTTCTGTACGGCTTATTGTCGGGGAGTGAGTCGGAGACGTTCTTGCGTCCGATCATTCTAGCGAGCTTTTTCATTAGTTTCGTGTTATTGTTCACATTTTACCGGGTCGAGAAAAAGGCGAGCGATCCACTCTTACCGCCAGCAGTCATTCGCCATCCGGTCATTCTCGTGATCAACTTAGCGGTCTTCTTTTCCGCATGGGTGCTCGTCTCGATGTCAGCGTATATTCCGATTTTCGCCCAAGGGGTACTCGGTAAGAGTCCGACCGAAGCTGGTTTCATGTTGATGCCACTGTCGCTTTTTTGGACGCTGACCGCCATCATCGGTGGACGGACGATTGGTGTGGCTTCACCCCGGTACCGGACGATGACCGGAATGGGACTGCTGATCGTCGGTACAGTGATTTTATCGTTGATCACGCGCGAATCAAGTGATGTTTTCATCTATCTTGCCGTTTCGCTGATCGGAATTGGTTTTGGTCTCTCACAACCCGTCTTTATGGTCGTCTTGCAGACTTCCGTCGATTGGTCACTTCGTGGCTCAGCGACGGCCGTCAACTCGTTCTTGAGTACGACGGGGCAGACGCTCGGTGTTGCGATTTTCGGTACGATCTTCAACCTATCGATCCTTCGTTCATTTGCAGCGTCAGACACGCTGTCAGGGTACGCGATTGATCCATTCTTCCAATCGAGTACGGCAAAAACGTTCGGACAGGACGTGCAGTATGCGGCAGAAATCGCGTTATCACATGGATTACGTTACGTCTTCATCGGTGGCGTTCTTTGTGCGATTCTCGCATTCGCGATGACATGGCGTTTACCGAAAGTTCGACCTGACGATCCACGATCGTAA
- a CDS encoding MFS transporter produces the protein MNRFTLLLVSQWIANAGDALYIVSLIAMIYQTTGQASLAALFPVLVTAGMTGSGFLFAQVAQRVPHASLLFGSQLLKTILLGVIWGFDLPLPLILALVGCIAFFDGFARPIESAFIPRLCQDVQKANSLVQGSNQVIQLIMWPLGAILVSWLSPLSVLSVSASLFLGASLISYLFYRSVRSLPDPSMEEEDVSFRSSIRYTRSHSFAKANTYLVGIDAFVSTAWISALFLVYIDTHFQLSERWWGILNAFYLLSMIAGSYMMLRRRGTRSLLYRSIGFSIVATFLFAFAPIVTLVVIACLFQGFASQVRAIELNTLLQTTTPLERLPYVYSVQQTVYALCFCLGSLLFGWLADLFAIEIVYALAGVLSLLMWQPARQVLARSSQEQRHVS, from the coding sequence ATGAACCGGTTTACGCTTTTATTGGTCAGTCAATGGATTGCGAATGCGGGAGATGCGCTCTATATCGTCTCCCTGATCGCGATGATCTATCAAACGACAGGGCAAGCGAGTCTCGCTGCCCTGTTTCCTGTTCTCGTCACAGCAGGCATGACAGGAAGCGGCTTCTTATTCGCCCAAGTCGCTCAACGTGTTCCCCATGCCTCTTTGTTGTTCGGCAGTCAACTCCTCAAGACGATTCTATTAGGCGTCATCTGGGGATTTGATTTACCACTGCCACTTATCCTCGCACTCGTTGGATGTATCGCTTTCTTCGACGGATTTGCTCGTCCGATCGAAAGTGCCTTCATCCCTCGACTGTGTCAGGATGTTCAGAAAGCTAACAGTCTCGTACAAGGTTCGAATCAAGTGATTCAGCTCATCATGTGGCCGCTCGGCGCCATTCTGGTCAGCTGGTTATCGCCTCTTTCCGTCTTGTCCGTCTCGGCTAGTCTGTTTTTAGGTGCCAGTCTCATCAGCTATCTGTTCTATCGAAGCGTCCGCTCTCTACCCGACCCTTCGATGGAAGAAGAAGACGTCTCCTTCCGGTCGAGTATTCGCTACACGCGATCGCATTCTTTCGCGAAAGCCAACACGTATCTCGTCGGAATCGATGCGTTCGTCAGTACGGCGTGGATTTCTGCTCTGTTCCTCGTCTACATCGACACACATTTCCAGCTATCGGAACGCTGGTGGGGCATTCTAAATGCCTTCTATCTGCTGAGCATGATTGCCGGCAGTTACATGATGTTACGTCGTCGTGGAACGCGTTCTTTGCTTTATCGAAGTATCGGCTTTTCGATTGTTGCGACCTTCTTGTTTGCTTTCGCTCCAATCGTCACACTTGTCGTGATAGCTTGTCTGTTCCAAGGGTTTGCAAGTCAAGTCCGAGCGATCGAGCTGAATACGTTGTTGCAGACGACGACACCACTCGAACGGTTACCGTATGTCTATAGCGTGCAACAAACCGTGTATGCACTCTGCTTCTGTCTCGGTAGTCTGCTGTTCGGATGGCTTGCCGATCTGTTTGCGATCGAGATTGTCTATGCGCTCGCAGGAGTCCTCTCCTTGTTGATGTGGCAACCAGCTCGCCAGGTATTAGCACGTTCCTCTCAGGAGCAACGACACGTGTCGTAA
- a CDS encoding ATP-binding protein, with the protein MKTWLNRTIGRQIMSAFYVIFLTLLLTTGGVYLYTKQQVDESRQELKMLNEHRTRATDLYESWQSMQYEMRGFVLLGDEEMLKEIEEKKNGINQQTTWFERNARFKEERQYATDARELYTAYTQRVMPSLVNYVAAKKDGKVTEPFLKMTTLGKVTKSKPLDPQRKFNIKTKSAADMSSSIVDMESVFTKYRNSLNDQEMAAQERLGKQVNSSQILGAVNIAILLLITLVFVRPFVRRLTRQLRQLNRESGRLAKGEDATPIVITNRQDEIGELTTTFNQMAAAISGQKHQLVASNDELQSQQEELIAQQEELQSQQEELEEALDITLRNEIHLRYRNELTETLASRETLTAYPAIIEKLITITDAELGAIVFLEQDRYTNLVSYGMTKEQEYQLLHASTSLLERARLNKRAVRSSKQVASHHPLPYPYTMYEIVVPVMDPATNTMIASIYLVRYRDAFTEEQTNEIWSFSRQLALSLLRMRVFEEVEREREKTSKLLRSIREAVIYIEGETIFANKPLLALFHHPAHDQVAEEGLMTLDVKIEELAVQVDQHEAFLTYMDHVCSQEIPTESLALSLNKEERFVTLYAEEIHYGGCFRGTMLVLRDVTAETAIDRMKSEFVSTVSHELRTPLASIYGYTELMLARDVQESKRQRYLETIHAETERLTNLVNDFLDVQRMESSQQQYDFKPLDLTKVIQETVEFHTASAKDHELVLDFEETTTGRIHADEQKIRQLFTNLINNAIKYSPDGGQITITMRQVEDRVQLKIEDEGIGIPRHALPQLFSKFYRVDNSDSRKIGGTGLGLAICQEIVRSHEGMIHVESTEGVGSAFIVELPIVQSVVPVTESADEC; encoded by the coding sequence ATGAAAACATGGCTGAATCGAACGATTGGACGGCAAATCATGTCTGCGTTTTATGTGATTTTTCTGACACTGCTGCTAACGACAGGTGGTGTCTACCTATATACGAAACAACAGGTGGATGAATCACGCCAAGAATTAAAGATGTTAAACGAACATCGGACACGAGCGACGGATTTATACGAATCATGGCAAAGTATGCAGTACGAGATGCGTGGCTTCGTCTTGCTTGGTGACGAAGAGATGTTAAAAGAAATCGAAGAAAAGAAAAATGGTATCAATCAACAAACGACGTGGTTCGAGCGAAATGCACGTTTTAAAGAAGAACGACAGTATGCAACGGACGCACGGGAACTCTACACGGCGTATACCCAACGCGTCATGCCAAGCCTCGTCAATTATGTCGCGGCGAAAAAAGACGGCAAAGTGACGGAGCCGTTCTTGAAGATGACGACGCTTGGAAAAGTCACGAAATCAAAACCACTCGATCCACAGCGAAAGTTCAACATCAAGACGAAGAGTGCGGCTGATATGAGTTCAAGTATCGTTGATATGGAGAGCGTTTTTACAAAATATCGTAATTCCTTGAACGATCAAGAGATGGCGGCACAAGAGCGGCTTGGTAAACAAGTCAACTCGTCGCAAATTCTCGGAGCAGTCAATATCGCAATCCTCTTATTGATCACGCTCGTTTTCGTCCGACCATTCGTCCGCCGCTTGACGCGTCAGTTGCGTCAGTTGAACCGGGAAAGTGGACGACTCGCTAAAGGTGAAGATGCGACGCCGATCGTCATCACGAATCGTCAAGATGAGATTGGTGAATTGACGACAACGTTCAACCAGATGGCAGCCGCCATTTCCGGGCAAAAACATCAACTTGTCGCAAGTAACGACGAACTCCAAAGTCAACAAGAAGAATTAATTGCTCAGCAAGAAGAACTGCAATCGCAACAGGAAGAGCTCGAAGAAGCACTCGACATCACGTTACGTAACGAGATTCATTTGCGTTATCGCAATGAGTTGACCGAGACACTCGCGTCTCGCGAAACGTTGACGGCGTATCCGGCGATCATCGAAAAATTGATCACAATTACCGATGCGGAGCTCGGAGCGATCGTCTTCTTAGAGCAAGACCGCTATACGAATCTCGTCTCGTACGGGATGACGAAGGAGCAAGAGTATCAGTTATTACATGCTTCGACGTCATTACTTGAACGCGCCCGTCTAAACAAACGTGCCGTTCGTTCAAGTAAACAAGTCGCGAGTCATCATCCGCTCCCATATCCGTACACGATGTACGAAATCGTCGTACCAGTGATGGACCCGGCGACGAACACGATGATTGCAAGCATTTATCTCGTCCGTTACCGAGATGCTTTTACGGAAGAGCAGACGAACGAAATCTGGTCGTTCTCCCGTCAATTGGCACTCTCCTTGCTCCGGATGCGTGTCTTTGAAGAAGTCGAACGAGAACGGGAAAAGACGTCCAAACTTCTCCGTTCGATTCGGGAAGCGGTCATCTATATCGAAGGAGAGACGATTTTTGCCAATAAACCATTGCTCGCTTTATTCCATCATCCGGCGCACGATCAAGTGGCGGAAGAAGGATTGATGACGCTCGACGTCAAAATCGAAGAGTTGGCAGTGCAAGTCGATCAACATGAGGCGTTCTTAACCTACATGGATCATGTCTGCAGTCAGGAAATTCCGACGGAGAGCTTGGCGTTGTCCTTAAACAAGGAAGAGCGATTCGTCACGCTGTATGCAGAGGAAATTCATTACGGTGGTTGTTTCCGCGGTACGATGCTCGTCTTACGTGACGTGACGGCAGAGACAGCGATCGACCGGATGAAATCGGAATTCGTCTCGACCGTCTCGCATGAGTTGCGGACACCGCTTGCCTCGATTTACGGCTACACGGAATTGATGCTCGCGCGCGACGTACAGGAATCAAAACGTCAACGGTATCTCGAGACGATTCATGCAGAAACCGAACGGTTGACGAATCTCGTCAACGACTTCCTCGATGTCCAGCGCATGGAATCGAGTCAGCAACAGTATGACTTTAAACCGCTTGATCTGACGAAAGTCATTCAGGAAACGGTCGAGTTCCATACCGCTTCGGCAAAAGATCACGAGCTTGTCCTTGATTTTGAAGAAACGACGACGGGTCGGATTCATGCCGATGAACAAAAAATACGCCAGTTGTTCACGAACCTGATCAACAATGCGATCAAGTATTCACCAGATGGTGGTCAGATCACGATTACGATGCGTCAAGTCGAAGACCGGGTTCAGTTGAAGATCGAAGACGAAGGGATTGGTATTCCCCGTCACGCGCTACCACAACTGTTCAGTAAGTTTTACCGAGTCGATAATTCGGATAGTCGAAAAATCGGCGGTACCGGTCTTGGTCTTGCGATTTGTCAGGAAATCGTTCGTTCGCATGAAGGAATGATTCATGTCGAATCAACGGAAGGTGTCGGGTCAGCGTTCATCGTCGAACTACCGATCGTCCAGTCCGTCGTACCGGTCACGGAATCGGCAGATGAATGTTAA